Proteins found in one Clostridium kluyveri DSM 555 genomic segment:
- a CDS encoding Hsp20/alpha crystallin family protein has translation MIQMNTNTLNEQRVNTQQLRFTPISSNHLNSCTAYNYGLPMQSYNNPQAMGTQIMSCGISPYQMITQPYTLSYQGAQMRSGNFNNMVHHHPITRSIMVQPTVDISETSSDIMISAYVSNTPLNDLNLNVSNDSLTISGTLSNGINHFVLNRTVPLSTSVRAEAVEATLQSGVLEIRLPKSEKLARTVHTCQNTGNMITNN, from the coding sequence ATGATACAAATGAACACTAATACTTTAAATGAACAGAGAGTCAATACACAACAGCTAAGATTTACCCCAATATCATCAAACCACTTAAATTCATGTACTGCTTATAACTACGGACTTCCTATGCAGTCTTACAATAACCCTCAAGCCATGGGAACTCAGATAATGAGTTGTGGAATTAGTCCTTATCAGATGATTACACAACCATATACCTTATCATACCAGGGTGCCCAGATGAGAAGTGGAAATTTTAACAACATGGTTCATCATCATCCAATCACAAGAAGCATTATGGTTCAGCCTACGGTAGATATTTCAGAAACATCCAGTGACATTATGATATCTGCATATGTATCAAATACACCATTAAACGATTTAAATCTCAATGTTAGTAACGATTCATTAACCATTTCAGGCACGCTGTCAAATGGAATCAATCATTTTGTACTAAATAGAACAGTTCCTCTTTCCACAAGTGTAAGAGCAGAAGCTGTAGAGGCTACTCTGCAAAGCGGAGTTCTTGAAATCAGATTGCCAAAATCAGAAAAACTCGCTAGA